Proteins encoded in a region of the Saccharothrix ecbatanensis genome:
- a CDS encoding sensor histidine kinase, which yields MTPLSRLRRYTWWSVAAGGMAVGFGTALDLVTHDYGLVKSLSVALAVALVIVQHTRYMRQAMSGLGRGEHRPWEHAATFAVALAAWAVMAGSGAFLPAWALLPALVVAHVGAVLPARSRWPVVAVMSALTIATGGVFGGTHARPAMVLAVAMIVALVFADLIQLWIWQLVLRQEQGRKTAEALAVAEERLRFAADLHDIQGHHLQAIALKGELAQRLIGRDDDLARQHAGEVAELARTALRETREVVQGYRRASLGTEIANAVGVLRAAGIETTIEGDAVGVPPPLQPLFGALVREGTTNVLRHSRARRCDVVISVDDGQVCVRLANDGVSPNVMGTDLTGDGGGAGAGLAGLRERFSTVGGRIEAGPAGVDGFELVGRAGVGR from the coding sequence GTGACTCCGCTGAGCAGGCTCCGCCGCTACACGTGGTGGTCGGTGGCGGCCGGCGGGATGGCGGTCGGCTTCGGCACCGCGCTCGACCTGGTCACGCACGACTACGGCCTGGTCAAGTCGCTGTCGGTCGCCTTGGCGGTGGCCCTGGTGATCGTCCAGCACACCCGCTACATGCGTCAGGCCATGAGCGGGCTGGGACGTGGCGAGCACCGGCCGTGGGAGCACGCGGCGACGTTCGCGGTGGCGCTGGCGGCGTGGGCGGTGATGGCCGGCAGCGGCGCGTTCCTGCCCGCTTGGGCCTTGCTGCCCGCTCTGGTCGTGGCCCACGTGGGCGCGGTCCTGCCCGCCCGCAGCCGCTGGCCCGTCGTCGCGGTGATGTCGGCGCTCACCATCGCCACCGGCGGCGTGTTCGGCGGCACGCACGCTCGGCCGGCGATGGTGCTGGCCGTGGCGATGATCGTCGCGCTGGTGTTCGCCGACCTCATCCAGCTCTGGATCTGGCAGCTCGTGCTGCGGCAGGAGCAGGGGCGCAAGACCGCCGAGGCGCTGGCCGTGGCCGAGGAGCGGCTGCGGTTCGCCGCCGACCTGCACGACATCCAGGGCCACCACCTCCAGGCCATCGCGTTGAAGGGCGAACTGGCGCAGCGGCTGATCGGCCGGGACGACGACCTGGCCCGGCAGCACGCGGGCGAGGTGGCCGAGCTGGCCCGGACGGCGTTGCGGGAGACCCGTGAGGTGGTGCAGGGCTACCGACGTGCCAGCCTGGGCACGGAGATCGCGAACGCGGTGGGCGTGCTGCGCGCGGCGGGCATCGAGACGACGATCGAGGGTGACGCGGTGGGCGTGCCGCCGCCGTTGCAGCCGCTGTTCGGCGCGCTGGTGCGGGAGGGGACGACGAACGTGCTGCGACACAGCCGGGCGCGGCGCTGCGACGTGGTGATCAGCGTGGACGACGGCCAGGTGTGCGTGCGGCTGGCCAACGACGGTGTTTCCCCCAATGTCATGGGCACCGACCTCACGGGTGACGGGGGCGGGGCCGGCGCGGGGCTGGCCGGGCTGCGCGAGCGGTTCTCCACCGTCGGCGGGCGGATCGAGGCCGGTCCGGCGGGCGTGGACGGGTTCGAGCTGGTCGGCCGGGCCGGGGTGGGCCGGTGA
- a CDS encoding ABC transporter ATP-binding protein — protein sequence MRKPVIEVAGLRCRYGSFEAVRGVDFEVSEGELFALLGTNGAGKTTTMETLEGLRAPFAGTVRVLGLDPFRERAALRARTGIMLQDSGFPADLTAREMVALWGVTSGRRATEDVLERLDLAHRRDVRIKQLSGGERRRLDLALAVLGRPELLFLDEPTTGLDPESRQRTWEVVRGLLAEGTTVVLTTHYLEEAESLAHRLAIMHEGVVAVSGALVDVLAAQPARISFDLPGGLDVGALPMLSGDVVHRPSGRVEVRTGDLQDDMAVLLAWAGREGLRLGRIRAHHASLEDVFHSARTGKEVVAA from the coding sequence ATGAGGAAACCGGTGATCGAAGTGGCGGGGCTGAGGTGCCGCTACGGCTCGTTCGAGGCCGTGCGCGGGGTCGACTTCGAGGTCTCGGAGGGGGAGCTGTTCGCGCTCCTCGGCACCAACGGCGCGGGCAAGACGACGACCATGGAGACGTTGGAAGGGCTGCGCGCGCCCTTCGCCGGCACCGTGCGGGTGCTGGGGCTGGACCCGTTCCGGGAACGTGCGGCGTTGCGGGCGCGCACCGGGATCATGCTCCAGGACAGCGGCTTCCCGGCGGACCTGACGGCACGGGAGATGGTGGCGCTGTGGGGCGTCACGAGCGGCCGGCGTGCCACCGAGGACGTGCTGGAGCGGCTGGACCTGGCGCACCGGCGGGACGTGCGGATCAAGCAGCTGTCCGGCGGCGAACGGCGTCGGCTGGACCTCGCGCTGGCCGTGCTCGGGCGGCCGGAGCTGCTGTTCCTGGACGAGCCGACGACCGGGCTCGACCCGGAGTCGCGGCAGCGGACGTGGGAGGTGGTGCGCGGGCTGCTGGCCGAGGGCACGACCGTCGTGCTGACCACGCACTACCTGGAGGAGGCCGAGTCGCTGGCGCACCGGCTGGCGATCATGCACGAGGGGGTGGTGGCGGTGTCCGGCGCGTTGGTGGACGTGCTCGCGGCCCAGCCCGCGCGGATCTCGTTCGACCTGCCCGGCGGGCTCGACGTCGGCGCGTTGCCGATGCTGTCGGGCGACGTGGTGCACCGGCCGTCCGGTCGGGTCGAGGTGCGGACCGGTGACCTCCAGGACGACATGGCGGTGCTGCTGGCGTGGGCGGGGCGGGAGGGCCTGCGGTTGGGCCGGATCCGCGCGCACCACGCGTCGCTTGAGGACGTGTTCCACAGTGCCCGGACGGGCAAGGAGGTAGTGGCCGCATGA
- a CDS encoding carbamoyltransferase family protein, whose translation MRVLGVNAVFHDPAAALVVDGEVVAAAEEERFSRRKHGKRPVPFSAWEQPEQAARWCLEHAGLTPADLDAVAYSYDPDLVEPSDVPWEDLRTEYARRAPYFLATALPGLDPAIVRFVPHHVAHAASTALAAPFGGDCAVLVNDGRGECRSHLAGSYRGHRLETLAAQHLPHSLGLLYEDLTEHLGFLRSSDEYKVMALASYAEPRHLDLLREHVYATEDGGFAVKPLDWATLAKRRESDGEMTKEHAELAASVQVRVEEVLLDLVRWLHERTGQKRLTMAGGVALNCVANTRIFAEGPFDEVWVQPAAGDAGTALGAALQVVADAGEPAAPMPGADLGRSWTDAEIADCLRTAKIAYEEPADVAVTVAEALADDQVVAWFQGRSEYGPRALGRRSLLAHPGRAENLARLNEVKGREQFRPIAPMVLADRAAELFERGPLPSPYMLFVHDVRPEWRDRIPAVVHVDGTARVQTVDPDSEPLMARVIREFDRRTGVPVVVNTSLNTAGRPMVDDPRDALECFGSAPVDLLAIGRFVVRRPGSEGRL comes from the coding sequence GTGCGCGTGCTTGGTGTCAACGCGGTCTTCCACGACCCCGCGGCCGCCCTCGTGGTGGACGGCGAGGTGGTGGCCGCCGCCGAGGAGGAACGCTTCTCGCGGCGCAAGCACGGCAAGCGGCCGGTGCCGTTCTCCGCGTGGGAACAGCCCGAGCAGGCCGCCCGCTGGTGCCTTGAACACGCCGGGCTCACCCCGGCCGACCTGGACGCCGTCGCCTACTCCTACGACCCGGACCTGGTCGAGCCGAGCGACGTGCCGTGGGAGGACCTGCGCACCGAGTACGCCCGCCGCGCGCCGTACTTCCTGGCCACCGCGCTGCCGGGGCTGGACCCGGCGATCGTGCGGTTCGTGCCACACCACGTCGCGCACGCCGCGTCCACCGCCCTGGCCGCGCCGTTCGGCGGGGACTGCGCGGTGCTGGTGAACGACGGTCGCGGCGAGTGCCGGTCGCACCTGGCGGGCAGCTACCGGGGCCACCGACTGGAGACGTTGGCCGCGCAGCACCTGCCGCACTCGCTCGGCCTGCTGTACGAGGACCTGACCGAGCACCTCGGGTTCCTGCGGTCCAGTGACGAGTACAAGGTGATGGCGCTCGCCTCCTACGCCGAGCCGCGGCACCTCGACCTGCTGCGGGAGCACGTCTACGCGACCGAGGACGGCGGGTTCGCGGTGAAGCCGCTGGACTGGGCGACGCTGGCGAAGCGGCGCGAGTCGGACGGCGAGATGACGAAGGAGCACGCCGAACTGGCGGCGAGCGTGCAGGTTCGGGTCGAGGAGGTCCTGCTGGACCTGGTCCGGTGGCTGCACGAGCGGACCGGGCAGAAGCGGCTGACCATGGCGGGCGGGGTGGCGCTGAACTGCGTGGCGAACACCCGGATCTTCGCCGAGGGGCCGTTCGACGAGGTGTGGGTGCAGCCGGCCGCCGGTGACGCTGGCACGGCGCTGGGCGCGGCGTTGCAGGTGGTGGCCGACGCCGGTGAGCCCGCCGCGCCGATGCCGGGCGCCGACCTCGGCCGGTCGTGGACCGACGCGGAGATCGCGGACTGCCTGCGCACCGCGAAGATCGCCTACGAGGAGCCGGCGGACGTGGCGGTCACGGTGGCCGAGGCGTTGGCGGACGACCAGGTGGTGGCCTGGTTCCAGGGTCGCAGCGAGTACGGGCCGCGGGCGTTGGGCCGGCGGTCGCTGCTGGCGCACCCCGGTCGGGCGGAGAACCTGGCCCGGCTCAACGAGGTCAAGGGACGCGAGCAGTTCCGGCCGATCGCGCCGATGGTGTTGGCGGACCGTGCGGCGGAACTGTTCGAGCGGGGGCCGTTGCCGAGCCCGTACATGCTGTTCGTGCACGACGTGCGGCCGGAGTGGCGTGACCGGATACCGGCGGTCGTGCACGTGGACGGCACGGCGCGGGTGCAGACGGTGGACCCGGACTCGGAACCGCTGATGGCGCGGGTGATCCGCGAGTTCGACCGGCGCACCGGCGTGCCGGTCGTGGTGAACACCAGCCTGAACACGGCCGGGCGGCCGATGGTGGACGACCCGCGCGACGCGCTGGAGTGCTTCGGCTCGGCGCCGGTCGACCTGTTGGCCATCGGCCGGTTCGTGGTGCGACGGCCGGGATCGGAGGGGCGGCTGTGA
- a CDS encoding ABC transporter permease, which translates to MIAALGLAELKLLLRNRTAATLAVLMPLAAGLYFALGVGGEDDSWTMVVTLQLLFSFGFTVYVTVTTALTARRQDLYLKRLRTGAASDVVVLTGILLPVVVLGLAQALVLLGVSMAAGAPLPTRPDLLVLALIGGAAISCAAGVCTSGLTGTAELAQITTAPFFFAMIIGGLMGMSGGEDAWVFLIPGGGLGTLTGAAWGGPTDHVLEALASVVAWTAVATALSTRFFRWDPRT; encoded by the coding sequence ATGATCGCCGCATTGGGCTTGGCGGAGCTGAAGCTGTTGCTGCGCAACCGGACCGCCGCCACGTTGGCCGTGTTGATGCCGTTGGCGGCGGGGCTGTACTTCGCGTTGGGGGTGGGTGGGGAGGACGACAGCTGGACGATGGTCGTCACGCTCCAGCTGCTGTTCTCGTTCGGGTTCACCGTGTACGTGACGGTGACGACCGCGTTGACCGCGCGCCGCCAGGACCTGTACCTGAAGCGGCTGCGAACGGGCGCGGCGTCGGACGTGGTGGTGCTGACCGGGATTCTGCTGCCGGTGGTGGTGCTCGGCTTGGCGCAGGCGTTGGTGCTGCTGGGCGTGAGCATGGCGGCCGGCGCGCCGCTGCCGACCCGTCCCGACCTGCTGGTCCTGGCGTTGATCGGCGGCGCCGCGATCAGCTGTGCGGCGGGCGTCTGCACCAGTGGTCTGACCGGCACGGCGGAACTGGCCCAGATCACCACGGCGCCGTTCTTCTTCGCCATGATCATCGGCGGCCTGATGGGCATGTCCGGTGGCGAGGACGCCTGGGTGTTCCTGATCCCGGGCGGTGGCCTGGGCACTCTCACCGGGGCGGCGTGGGGCGGCCCGACCGACCACGTCCTCGAAGCCCTGGCCTCGGTGGTCGCCTGGACCGCCGTGGCGACCGCCCTGTCCACCCGCTTCTTCCGCTGGGACCCGCGTACCTGA
- a CDS encoding glycosyltransferase, protein MNVDYAVVIPTVGRDSLQVVLDALENGDGPPPREIIVVDDRPDPGPLPPTHSARVLRTGGRGPAAARNAGWRAACCEWVAFLDDDVVPAHDWKLRLADDLAWLGLDVGASQARIVVPLPEDRAPTDWERGTAGLADARWITADMAYRRAALVHAGGFDERFPRAYREDAELALRVQSDGYRIVNGERVTTHPVRPAGFFASLAQQRGNADDALARRLIGPEWRQRIGGARGRLPQHTVTTASGVAAMVGGFLGLRRTALAFGGVWAALTAWFAVERIAPGPRTPDEVAKMIVTSAVIPPAACLHRLRGEWRHRAVPVAGRDRRIVLAADDGVRVSARLGGAVKR, encoded by the coding sequence GTGAACGTCGACTACGCGGTGGTCATCCCGACCGTGGGCCGCGACAGCCTGCAAGTGGTGCTCGACGCGCTGGAGAACGGCGACGGCCCGCCGCCGCGCGAGATCATCGTGGTGGACGACCGGCCCGATCCCGGCCCGTTGCCGCCGACGCACTCCGCGAGGGTGCTGCGCACCGGGGGACGAGGACCGGCCGCCGCACGCAACGCGGGGTGGCGTGCGGCGTGCTGCGAGTGGGTCGCGTTCCTGGACGACGACGTGGTGCCCGCGCACGACTGGAAGCTGCGGCTGGCCGACGACCTGGCCTGGCTGGGGCTGGACGTGGGCGCGTCGCAGGCGCGGATCGTGGTGCCGCTGCCCGAGGACCGCGCGCCGACCGACTGGGAACGCGGCACGGCCGGACTGGCGGACGCCCGCTGGATCACCGCGGACATGGCCTACCGGCGGGCGGCTCTCGTGCACGCCGGCGGGTTCGACGAGCGGTTCCCGCGCGCCTACCGCGAGGACGCCGAGTTGGCGTTGCGGGTGCAGTCGGACGGGTACCGGATCGTCAACGGGGAGCGCGTGACCACGCACCCGGTGCGTCCGGCGGGGTTCTTCGCCAGCTTGGCGCAGCAGCGCGGCAACGCCGACGACGCGTTGGCGCGGCGGTTGATCGGACCCGAGTGGCGGCAACGGATCGGTGGCGCGCGGGGACGGCTGCCGCAGCACACCGTCACCACGGCCTCCGGTGTGGCGGCGATGGTCGGCGGGTTCCTCGGCCTGCGGCGGACGGCGTTGGCGTTCGGTGGTGTGTGGGCGGCGTTGACCGCGTGGTTCGCCGTCGAACGCATCGCGCCCGGCCCGCGCACACCGGACGAGGTGGCGAAGATGATCGTCACCAGCGCCGTGATCCCGCCCGCCGCGTGCCTGCACCGGTTGCGTGGCGAATGGCGTCACCGGGCGGTGCCCGTGGCCGGTCGTGACCGTCGGATCGTCCTGGCGGCCGACGACGGCGTGCGCGTGTCGGCACGTCTGGGCGGGGCGGTGAAGCGGTGA
- a CDS encoding UDP-glucose dehydrogenase family protein produces the protein MARIGVVGAGYVGLTTAACFARLGHTVVCADVDEAKVAALGRAEVGAHEPGLAELVGEGLRDGRLRFVLGNAAALSDVDFVFLCVPTPTGPDGAADLTAVHAVLREARDAVPPGCVLVIKSTVPAGTTERVAELVGRSDVQVVSNPEFLREGHAVDDFLRPQRVVVGAEAEEAARRVVALYEGTGAPALVTRSASAELVKYASNCFLAMKLSYVNSLAELCEQVGADIADVTEGMRLDDRIGASFLEPGPGWGGSCFPKDTRALLSTAEDAHVDFPLLRATIGTNGHQAHRVVAMVRDAVGPLPLDGARLGLLGLTFKAGTDDLRDSPALAVAGLLAEEGARLTGYDPCVSADCGPVRVLESPEAVARDADGLVVLTEWPEFAELDWPNLAALMTAPVIVDTRNLLPADKVTEAGFHLVSLGRPA, from the coding sequence ATGGCCAGGATCGGCGTCGTCGGCGCCGGCTATGTCGGGCTGACCACCGCCGCCTGCTTCGCCCGGCTCGGGCACACCGTGGTGTGCGCGGACGTGGACGAGGCGAAAGTGGCGGCGCTCGGGCGGGCGGAGGTCGGCGCGCACGAGCCGGGGTTGGCCGAACTGGTCGGGGAAGGCCTGCGGGACGGGCGGTTGCGGTTCGTGCTCGGCAACGCGGCGGCACTGTCCGATGTGGACTTCGTGTTCCTGTGCGTGCCGACGCCCACGGGTCCGGACGGTGCGGCGGACCTGACCGCGGTGCACGCGGTGCTGCGCGAGGCACGCGACGCCGTCCCGCCGGGGTGCGTGCTGGTGATCAAGTCGACGGTGCCGGCCGGGACGACCGAGCGGGTGGCGGAGCTGGTGGGGCGGTCGGACGTCCAGGTCGTGTCGAACCCCGAGTTCCTGCGTGAAGGCCATGCGGTGGACGACTTCCTGCGGCCCCAGCGGGTCGTGGTCGGGGCGGAGGCCGAGGAGGCCGCGCGGCGGGTGGTGGCGTTGTACGAGGGCACGGGCGCGCCGGCGCTGGTGACGCGGAGCGCGAGTGCGGAGCTGGTGAAGTACGCGAGCAATTGCTTCCTGGCGATGAAGCTGTCGTACGTGAACAGCCTGGCCGAGTTGTGCGAACAGGTCGGGGCGGACATCGCGGACGTGACCGAGGGGATGCGGCTGGACGACCGGATCGGCGCGTCGTTCCTGGAGCCGGGGCCGGGGTGGGGTGGCTCGTGCTTCCCGAAGGACACCAGGGCGCTGCTGTCCACGGCCGAGGACGCCCACGTCGACTTCCCGTTGCTGCGCGCGACGATCGGCACGAACGGCCACCAGGCGCACCGGGTGGTGGCCATGGTGCGGGACGCGGTCGGGCCGTTGCCCTTGGACGGCGCGCGGTTGGGGTTGCTCGGGCTGACGTTCAAGGCGGGCACGGACGACCTGCGCGACTCGCCCGCGTTGGCGGTGGCGGGGCTGCTCGCCGAGGAGGGCGCTCGGCTGACCGGCTACGACCCGTGCGTCTCGGCCGATTGCGGGCCGGTGCGGGTGCTGGAGTCACCGGAGGCGGTGGCCCGTGACGCGGACGGGCTGGTGGTGCTGACCGAGTGGCCGGAGTTCGCCGAACTGGACTGGCCGAACCTGGCGGCGCTGATGACGGCTCCGGTCATCGTGGACACCCGCAACCTCCTGCCGGCGGACAAGGTCACCGAGGCCGGCTTCCACCTCGTCTCCCTCGGCCGCCCGGCTTGA
- a CDS encoding UDP-glucuronic acid decarboxylase family protein, whose amino-acid sequence MGFERAVVTGGAGFLGSHVCEALLRRGTRVVCVDDFRTGSVDNLPDDPRLGVVTEDVAKPLDLLGNVDLVMHLACPASPLDYLRTPVDTLKTGGFGTLHALELARRKDARIVIASTSEVYGDPLEHPQRETYWGNVNPIGPRSVYDEAKRFGEALTCAFRREYGTDAGIVRIFNTYGARMRPDDGRMIPTFVRQARAGEPLTVHGDGTQTRSLCHVDDLVRGLLSMADCDHAGPVNLGNPEEVTVLEVARKVVELTGSTSTIEHVDAMTDDPRRRRPDISRARELLGWQPEISLDEGLRRSFDRHLVG is encoded by the coding sequence ATGGGATTCGAACGGGCGGTGGTGACGGGTGGGGCCGGGTTCCTCGGCTCGCACGTGTGCGAAGCGCTGCTCAGGCGCGGCACGCGGGTGGTGTGCGTGGACGACTTCCGCACCGGGTCGGTGGACAACCTGCCGGACGACCCGCGGCTGGGCGTCGTGACCGAGGACGTGGCCAAACCGCTCGACCTGCTCGGCAACGTGGACCTGGTGATGCACCTGGCCTGCCCCGCGTCGCCGCTGGACTACCTGCGCACACCCGTCGACACGCTGAAAACGGGCGGTTTCGGCACGCTGCACGCGCTGGAGCTGGCGCGGCGCAAGGACGCGCGGATCGTGATCGCGTCCACCAGCGAGGTGTACGGCGACCCGTTGGAGCACCCGCAGCGCGAGACGTACTGGGGGAACGTCAACCCGATCGGCCCGCGCAGCGTGTACGACGAGGCCAAGCGCTTCGGTGAGGCGCTGACCTGCGCGTTCCGCCGTGAGTACGGCACCGACGCGGGCATCGTGCGGATCTTCAACACCTACGGCGCGCGGATGCGCCCGGACGACGGCCGGATGATCCCGACGTTCGTCCGGCAGGCCCGCGCCGGGGAGCCGCTGACCGTGCACGGCGACGGCACGCAGACCCGTTCGCTGTGCCACGTGGACGACCTGGTGCGCGGCCTGCTGTCGATGGCGGACTGCGACCACGCCGGTCCGGTGAACCTCGGCAACCCGGAGGAGGTCACGGTGCTGGAGGTCGCCCGGAAGGTCGTCGAGCTGACCGGCAGCACGTCCACCATCGAGCACGTCGACGCCATGACCGACGACCCGCGCCGCCGTCGGCCGGACATCTCGCGGGCCCGCGAACTGCTGGGGTGGCAGCCGGAGATCTCGCTGGACGAGGGGTTGCGGCGGTCGTTTGACCGCCACCTCGTCGGGTAG
- a CDS encoding transposase, whose protein sequence is MVPTVPRGTEPPRARVRTYRDHLWSPSYFAASCGGAPLSIIKQYVENQRRPA, encoded by the coding sequence ATTGTCCCTACCGTTCCTCGTGGCACAGAGCCACCGAGGGCGAGGGTCCGGACCTATCGGGATCACCTGTGGTCCCCGTCGTACTTCGCCGCCTCGTGCGGCGGTGCTCCGCTGTCCATCATCAAGCAGTACGTCGAGAACCAGCGCCGTCCGGCATGA
- a CDS encoding response regulator transcription factor — protein sequence MIRVVLADDEDLIRGALAALLELEDDISVVAQASDGDAAVAAVVEHRPDIAVFDLEMPRRDGVLAAEAVRGLDGVAVVIVTRHARPGVLRRALSAGVRGFVPKTTPASQLASILRDVHEGRRYVDSEIAAAALTEGACPLTARELDVLRYALRGGTVATIAAEAHLAAGTVRNYLSSAMTKLGVSTRYEAARFAWDEGWI from the coding sequence GTGATCCGGGTGGTGCTGGCCGACGACGAGGACCTGATCCGGGGCGCGCTGGCGGCGTTGCTGGAGCTGGAGGACGACATCTCGGTGGTCGCGCAGGCCAGCGACGGCGACGCGGCGGTCGCGGCGGTCGTCGAGCACCGGCCGGACATCGCCGTGTTCGACCTGGAGATGCCCCGGCGGGACGGTGTGCTCGCGGCCGAGGCGGTCCGCGGGCTGGACGGCGTCGCGGTGGTCATCGTGACGCGGCACGCCCGGCCCGGTGTGCTCAGGCGGGCGTTGAGCGCGGGCGTGCGGGGCTTCGTGCCGAAGACGACGCCCGCCTCGCAGCTCGCCTCGATCCTGCGTGACGTGCACGAGGGCCGCCGGTACGTGGACTCCGAGATCGCCGCCGCCGCGTTGACCGAGGGCGCGTGCCCGTTGACCGCACGGGAGTTGGACGTCCTGCGGTACGCGCTGCGGGGCGGCACGGTCGCCACGATCGCCGCCGAGGCGCACCTGGCCGCCGGCACCGTGCGCAACTACCTGTCGTCGGCGATGACGAAGCTCGGCGTGAGCACCCGCTACGAGGCCGCCCGGTTCGCCTGGGACGAGGGCTGGATCTGA
- a CDS encoding glycosyltransferase family 2 protein → MVSRTTVVIATRDRVDDLTRTLTRLRELDVPVVVVDNGSTDDTVARVRQHFDQVEVLALGRNEGALARNQGVRRATTPYVAFSDDDSWWAPGALPCAEELFDRHPRLGLIAARTIVEPDGRLDPVCDEMARSVLGRDDDLPGPSVLGFVCCGAVVRRSAFLQVGGFHPVLFWPGEERLFSWDMAAAGWACCYVDDVVAHHQPSSFRPPSAWRRRVEMRNELLTTWLRRPIGVVLGQTLALAGRAFGDRDAGPALAAALRRLPAAVRHRHTLPDDVERRVALVG, encoded by the coding sequence CTGGTGTCCCGAACGACCGTGGTGATAGCCACCCGTGACCGGGTGGACGACCTCACGCGCACGTTGACCCGACTAAGAGAGCTGGACGTGCCGGTCGTCGTGGTCGACAACGGCTCGACCGACGACACGGTGGCGCGCGTTCGGCAGCACTTCGACCAGGTGGAAGTGCTGGCCCTGGGCCGCAACGAGGGCGCGTTGGCGCGCAACCAGGGCGTGCGGCGGGCGACCACCCCGTACGTCGCGTTCAGCGACGACGACTCGTGGTGGGCCCCCGGCGCGCTGCCGTGCGCGGAGGAGTTGTTCGACCGGCACCCTCGGCTGGGGCTGATCGCGGCCCGCACGATCGTCGAACCCGACGGCCGGCTGGACCCGGTGTGCGACGAGATGGCCCGTTCGGTGCTGGGACGTGACGACGACCTGCCGGGACCGTCCGTGCTGGGCTTCGTGTGCTGCGGCGCGGTCGTGCGGCGGTCGGCGTTCCTCCAGGTGGGAGGGTTCCACCCCGTGCTGTTCTGGCCGGGGGAGGAGCGCCTGTTCTCCTGGGACATGGCCGCGGCCGGGTGGGCGTGCTGCTATGTGGACGACGTGGTGGCGCACCACCAGCCGTCCTCGTTCCGGCCGCCGTCAGCCTGGCGGCGGCGGGTCGAGATGCGCAACGAGCTGCTGACCACCTGGCTGCGCCGTCCGATCGGGGTGGTGCTCGGGCAGACGTTGGCGCTGGCCGGGAGGGCGTTCGGCGACCGTGACGCGGGCCCGGCACTGGCCGCCGCGCTGCGCAGGCTGCCCGCGGCGGTGCGGCACCGGCACACCCTGCCCGACGACGTGGAACGCCGCGTGGCGCTCGTCGGCTGA
- a CDS encoding glycosyltransferase family 9 protein: MRVLVLRALGLGDLLTAVPALRGLRRAFPDAEITLAAPGWLADAVDRIDAVDRLLPTEGLAPIDYESPDLAVNLHGRGPQSTELLRATKPARLITHGVHVPWPEHEHEVRRWCRLLAQFGIACDPADLLLPPLPRDDAIVVHPGASHAARRWPATRFAAVVRELGPDVVVTGSPDEVPLVHAVASGRERIGDLAGLLDLVAGARLVICGDTGVSHVATAYRTPSVVLFGPVSPAEWGPRSGPHRVLWHGTTGDTFADEPDPGLVEITVDEVLEAARSMLGGGPWPGSASSAPAMSG, translated from the coding sequence GTGAGGGTCCTGGTGTTGCGCGCGCTCGGTCTCGGCGACCTGCTGACGGCCGTGCCGGCGTTGCGCGGGCTGCGCCGGGCGTTCCCGGACGCCGAGATCACCCTGGCCGCGCCCGGCTGGCTGGCCGACGCGGTGGACCGGATCGACGCGGTGGACCGGCTGCTGCCCACCGAAGGGCTGGCGCCGATCGACTACGAGTCGCCGGACCTGGCGGTCAACCTGCACGGACGCGGCCCGCAGAGCACCGAGCTGCTGCGTGCCACCAAACCCGCCCGGTTGATCACGCACGGCGTGCACGTGCCGTGGCCCGAGCACGAGCACGAGGTGCGGCGGTGGTGCCGGCTGCTGGCCCAGTTCGGCATCGCCTGCGACCCCGCCGACCTGCTCCTGCCGCCGTTGCCGCGTGACGACGCGATCGTCGTGCACCCCGGCGCCAGCCACGCCGCACGTCGTTGGCCGGCAACGCGGTTCGCGGCGGTGGTGCGGGAACTGGGACCGGACGTGGTGGTGACCGGCAGTCCCGACGAGGTGCCCCTGGTTCATGCGGTGGCCAGTGGTCGGGAGCGGATCGGTGACCTGGCCGGGCTGCTGGACCTGGTGGCGGGCGCGCGGCTCGTGATCTGCGGCGACACCGGCGTGTCCCACGTCGCCACCGCCTACCGCACGCCGTCGGTGGTGCTGTTCGGGCCGGTGTCCCCCGCCGAGTGGGGTCCGAGGTCCGGGCCGCACCGGGTGCTGTGGCACGGGACGACCGGCGACACGTTCGCCGACGAGCCGGACCCGGGGCTGGTGGAGATCACCGTGGACGAGGTGCTGGAGGCCGCGCGGTCGATGCTGGGAGGTGGACCATGGCCAGGATCGGCGTCGTCGGCGCCGGCTATGTCGGGCTGA